One region of Trichosurus vulpecula isolate mTriVul1 chromosome 1, mTriVul1.pri, whole genome shotgun sequence genomic DNA includes:
- the LOC118838045 gene encoding ribose-phosphate pyrophosphokinase 2-like, with translation KSVLELVLVGDVKDRVAILVDDMADTCGTICHAADKLLSAGATKVYAILTHGIFSGPAISRINNAAFEAVVVTNTIPQEDKMKHCSKIQVIDISMILAEAIRRTHNGESVSYLFSHVPL, from the coding sequence aaatctgttttggaATTGGTTTTGGTTGGCGATGTGAAGGATCGTGTAGCCATCCTTGTGGATGACATGGCTGATACATGTGGCACAATATGCCATGCTGCAGATAAGTTACTTTCTGCTGGAGCCACCAAAGTTTATGCTATTCTGACTCACGGAATCTTCTCTGGACCAGCTATTTCCAGGATTAATAATGCTGCATTTGAGGCTGTGGTAGTCACAAATACAATTCCACAAGAGGACAAAATGAAGCACTGCTCTAAAATCCAGGTTATTGACATTTCAATGATATTGGCTGAAGCAATACGGAGAACACACAATGGTGAATCTGTGTCTTACCTGTTCAGTCATGTTCCACTATAA